Proteins encoded by one window of Mariniplasma anaerobium:
- a CDS encoding SOS response-associated peptidase, translating into MCGRFTITLTKEDFINYLSKYEDISINLDDFNMPNYNVAPSENIIAMIYHNKQYRVGPIIWGFIPSYAKDMKVGFNMINARSETLLEKKAFKDAFKSNRCVIFADSFYEWKKINGKKVPVRIQLKDQEVFAFAGLWSPYKDKEKTVYTATIITTKANDFMANIHDRMPVILKQHEIKAWLDSTTLDHTLYLKPYPSEFMKSYEVSLHVNHATHKDQSCINPIKNTY; encoded by the coding sequence ATGTGCGGTAGGTTTACAATCACTTTAACTAAAGAAGATTTTATAAATTACTTGTCAAAATATGAGGATATCAGCATAAATCTTGATGATTTTAACATGCCTAATTATAATGTTGCACCTAGTGAGAACATTATAGCTATGATATATCATAATAAGCAATATAGAGTAGGTCCTATAATATGGGGATTCATCCCATCTTATGCTAAAGATATGAAAGTCGGATTTAATATGATTAACGCAAGATCAGAAACTTTATTAGAAAAAAAAGCTTTTAAAGATGCATTTAAATCTAATAGATGTGTCATTTTTGCTGATAGTTTTTACGAATGGAAAAAGATTAATGGAAAAAAAGTACCCGTACGTATCCAGTTGAAAGATCAGGAAGTGTTCGCATTTGCTGGTTTATGGAGTCCTTATAAAGATAAAGAAAAGACTGTCTATACAGCAACAATCATTACAACGAAAGCTAATGATTTTATGGCAAATATTCATGATCGTATGCCAGTGATTTTAAAACAACACGAAATTAAAGCTTGGCTTGATTCAACAACTCTAGACCACACTTTATATTTAAAACCATATCCATCAGAATTCATGAAATCCTATGAAGTATCCTTACATGTTAATCATGCAACACATAAAGATCAATCATGCATCAATCCAATAAAAAACACCTACTAA
- a CDS encoding alpha/beta hydrolase, translated as MVHIFKKGQNDHTLLLLHGTGGNEHDLLSIGNLIDPQANILSIRGAVLEYGMPRFYKRKSMTVFDYESLVEETHNLRDFIDDCSRKYKFNRSKVVVVGYSNGANIAASILFHYEKAFKKAILFHPMVPIRDLELADLHQTEIFIGAGHYDQMMPQHEVQELTQMFQSANAIVEVFWTDYGHQLSKEEVLAAKSWYEGNVMYDEV; from the coding sequence ATGGTACATATTTTTAAAAAAGGACAAAATGATCATACATTATTGTTGTTGCATGGTACAGGTGGTAATGAACACGATTTACTATCTATAGGTAATTTAATTGATCCTCAAGCTAACATCTTAAGTATAAGAGGTGCTGTGTTAGAATATGGAATGCCTCGATTTTACAAAAGAAAATCGATGACAGTTTTTGATTATGAAAGTTTAGTAGAAGAAACCCATAATTTAAGAGATTTTATTGATGATTGTTCAAGAAAGTATAAATTTAATCGATCTAAAGTTGTTGTAGTAGGATATTCAAATGGTGCAAATATAGCTGCCTCTATTTTATTTCACTATGAAAAAGCATTTAAAAAGGCAATATTATTTCATCCGATGGTTCCTATTAGAGATTTAGAATTAGCAGATTTACATCAAACAGAAATATTTATTGGTGCAGGACATTACGATCAAATGATGCCACAACATGAAGTTCAAGAACTTACACAGATGTTTCAAAGTGCAAATGCTATCGTAGAAGTTTTTTGGACTGACTATGGACACCAATTAAGTAAAGAAGAAGTTTTAGCAGCAAAATCATGGTACGAAGGGAATGTTATGTATGATGAAGTTTGA
- a CDS encoding DUF2087 domain-containing protein, translating to MMKFDISEIDKEEAVKRYVESISPLKLKVFPKKEKQKVILLQLIIQLFDQKMKYNESEINDILKPVYNDYVIIRRYLVDYKFLGRLDNGKLYWVEDRKEI from the coding sequence ATGATGAAGTTTGATATATCAGAAATTGATAAAGAAGAAGCTGTAAAAAGATATGTCGAATCTATATCTCCTTTAAAATTAAAAGTTTTTCCAAAAAAAGAAAAACAAAAAGTTATTTTACTTCAATTGATTATTCAACTTTTCGATCAAAAGATGAAGTATAATGAAAGCGAAATTAATGATATTTTAAAACCAGTTTATAACGATTATGTTATTATAAGAAGATATTTAGTGGATTATAAATTTTTAGGTCGATTAGATAATGGTAAATTATATTGGGTAGAAGATAGAAAAGAGATTTAA
- a CDS encoding amidase family protein → MKDYTVKTLIEKINAKELSIHEISNYYLNRIKIYDGYLNSISEINPDINQIIDELEQKKQKSKLHGIPIVIKDNIQTKDHMHTTANSYALKDFLAPFDATIVKKLRDAGMLLLGKTNLSEFAYFMSNDDMPSGYGSLHGQVKHPYDEKINPLGSSTGSAVSVAADLIPISIGTETNGSLMAPAYKNSITSIKPSLGFVSRYGIIPISQFQDTPGPMAKTVEDCALLLDVIYGYDSQDQATEICKSYKPSFYEATKKSIKDKKIAVLNYIYKDFTYSKEEQDILNEAKALLTSLGAKVIELDFELDDLNNEETLLIEFKHDINNYFSSLKESCSINSLEDLISFNNKHAKRCLVHGQSIFEAAQKTSGDLNDSYYKAIKAEQMKKAKKLENMLIAHQIDAAVSTMRNSYAPIYGNPTISVPAKALNDLNPISLVFFGKKYDDETLITITHQYEKHTHYRIPPKLKG, encoded by the coding sequence ATGAAAGATTACACTGTTAAAACATTAATTGAAAAAATCAATGCAAAAGAACTATCAATTCATGAGATATCTAATTACTATTTAAATCGTATTAAGATTTATGATGGTTATCTTAATTCCATATCTGAGATTAATCCAGATATAAATCAAATAATTGATGAATTAGAACAAAAAAAGCAAAAAAGCAAACTACATGGCATTCCTATTGTAATTAAAGATAATATCCAAACAAAAGATCATATGCATACAACTGCAAATAGTTATGCATTAAAAGATTTTCTTGCCCCATTTGATGCAACTATAGTAAAAAAACTAAGAGATGCTGGTATGCTCTTACTTGGAAAAACAAATCTATCAGAATTCGCATATTTTATGAGTAATGATGATATGCCTAGTGGATATGGTTCATTGCATGGTCAAGTCAAACACCCTTATGATGAAAAAATCAATCCCCTTGGGTCATCTACAGGTTCTGCTGTAAGTGTTGCAGCTGATCTTATACCAATATCAATTGGAACAGAAACAAATGGTTCTTTAATGGCACCCGCATATAAAAACAGTATTACTTCTATCAAACCTTCTCTTGGCTTTGTATCAAGATATGGTATCATTCCTATCTCTCAATTTCAAGATACACCAGGACCCATGGCAAAGACTGTTGAAGACTGTGCACTTTTACTTGATGTTATCTATGGTTATGATTCACAAGATCAAGCAACTGAAATTTGTAAATCATATAAACCATCATTTTATGAAGCAACAAAAAAATCTATAAAAGATAAAAAAATTGCTGTCCTAAATTATATCTATAAAGATTTCACATATTCAAAAGAGGAACAAGATATTCTAAATGAAGCCAAAGCATTATTAACATCTCTAGGAGCAAAAGTCATTGAACTAGATTTTGAGCTTGACGATTTAAATAATGAAGAAACCTTACTCATAGAATTTAAACATGATATCAATAATTATTTTAGTTCATTAAAAGAATCTTGTTCTATAAACTCTTTAGAAGACTTAATAAGTTTTAATAATAAACATGCCAAACGTTGTTTAGTTCATGGTCAGTCTATATTTGAAGCTGCTCAAAAAACAAGTGGTGATTTAAATGATTCATATTATAAAGCCATTAAAGCAGAACAAATGAAGAAAGCTAAAAAGTTAGAGAATATGTTAATAGCTCATCAAATAGATGCCGCTGTTTCTACAATGAGAAACTCATATGCGCCTATTTATGGCAATCCTACAATCTCTGTTCCAGCAAAAGCTTTAAATGACTTAAATCCTATATCATTGGTCTTCTTTGGAAAGAAATATGATGATGAAACTTTAATAACTATAACACATCAATATGAGAAACACACACATTATCGAATACCACCAAAATTAAAAGGTTGA
- a CDS encoding efflux RND transporter permease subunit, translated as MKKRIYILIFIGVISLVSAFLIPQVKTNYDLTKYLPKDSSTIQGLNVLEDEFGIHSYVEMQVNDISVDQVLIIKSQILNIEHVEKVIWLDDYVDLTLVPIAFIDDAVLSNFYVDNSALLQISIDLNNYDVVIEDVIDHIRSVASDYEYAFRGEAIKNIENRVIADQEVLKILLLIIPIVILILLIASKSWIEPVILLISLGIAVVLNLGTNIFLPDVSYITKTMALALQLALSLDYGLFLVHRYYEERETTESPSVAVKNAFKRSFPAITASALTTIAGFLSILFMKYTIGFDIGIVLSKGILLSYLTTLIVTPILILLMYKLIDKTKHKPLIHSSKKYIPFLMKLKYPLFILFIVLTVGSVVLSNKTDYIYGNNTSFGPDRQITLDENMITDTFGSYQQIVILIPNGDVLKEVALATQLANNTNITSVQTLVTTVDPSIPRDFIPDDVKAQFIGQNYTRFIIYTTVREESELLYQFQDELVDIVSSQYDDYYMVGMHQATANIKDLITSDTLMITFASMIAIFIILLITFRSFVIPIILVLLIQSAIWMNLSVLYLQGVSTIYIGYLVVMAIQLGATIDYAVLMTNRYVNYRKSFEPFEAIDKSYQKSFITIMISASVLAAAGFIEGGFSNISSVQEIGFLLGKGTLISFIYILLFLPVLLILLDKFLYFKHKKIKQKN; from the coding sequence ATGAAAAAAAGAATATATATATTAATTTTTATAGGTGTTATTTCACTTGTTAGTGCTTTTCTTATACCACAGGTTAAGACAAATTATGATTTAACAAAGTACCTTCCTAAAGACTCATCTACAATTCAAGGACTAAATGTTTTAGAAGATGAATTTGGTATTCATAGCTATGTTGAAATGCAAGTTAATGATATAAGTGTTGATCAAGTTCTTATCATTAAATCACAAATACTAAATATAGAGCATGTTGAAAAAGTTATTTGGCTTGATGACTATGTAGACTTAACATTAGTTCCTATAGCTTTTATAGATGACGCTGTTCTATCAAATTTTTATGTAGATAATAGTGCTCTTCTGCAAATTTCTATAGATCTCAATAATTATGATGTTGTTATAGAAGATGTTATCGATCATATACGAAGTGTAGCTTCTGATTATGAATATGCATTTAGAGGCGAAGCAATTAAAAATATAGAAAATAGAGTCATTGCAGACCAAGAAGTTTTAAAAATACTATTATTAATAATTCCAATTGTTATTTTGATTCTATTGATAGCTTCAAAATCTTGGATTGAACCTGTTATATTACTCATAAGCTTAGGTATCGCAGTTGTTTTAAATCTTGGAACAAATATATTTTTACCCGATGTTTCCTATATAACTAAAACAATGGCCCTTGCTTTACAACTAGCCTTATCATTAGATTATGGTTTATTTTTAGTCCATAGGTACTATGAAGAAAGGGAAACTACAGAATCACCTTCAGTAGCTGTTAAAAATGCTTTTAAGCGATCATTTCCTGCAATAACAGCTTCAGCATTGACAACGATAGCTGGATTCCTCTCAATTCTATTTATGAAATATACAATTGGTTTTGATATTGGTATTGTCCTATCAAAAGGTATTTTACTAAGTTATTTAACAACACTTATAGTAACACCTATATTAATCTTATTAATGTATAAACTAATTGATAAAACAAAACATAAACCTTTAATTCATTCATCTAAAAAATATATTCCTTTTTTAATGAAACTTAAATATCCACTATTTATACTCTTTATTGTATTAACAGTTGGATCTGTTGTATTATCAAATAAGACTGATTATATTTACGGCAATAATACATCATTTGGACCAGATAGACAAATAACCCTAGATGAGAATATGATAACTGATACTTTTGGATCTTACCAACAAATCGTTATACTTATACCAAATGGAGATGTTTTAAAAGAGGTTGCACTTGCGACCCAATTAGCAAATAATACAAACATTACAAGTGTTCAAACATTAGTAACAACCGTAGATCCAAGTATTCCTAGAGATTTTATTCCAGATGATGTTAAAGCTCAATTTATAGGGCAAAATTACACTCGATTTATTATTTATACAACTGTTAGAGAAGAAAGTGAACTCTTGTATCAATTTCAAGATGAATTAGTAGATATAGTCTCATCACAATATGATGATTACTATATGGTTGGTATGCATCAAGCGACAGCTAATATCAAAGATTTAATTACATCAGATACACTAATGATTACATTTGCATCTATGATAGCAATATTCATCATATTACTCATTACTTTTAGATCGTTTGTCATTCCAATTATTTTAGTATTATTAATACAATCTGCAATTTGGATGAATCTCTCTGTTTTATACTTACAGGGTGTAAGTACAATCTATATTGGATATTTAGTTGTAATGGCTATCCAGCTTGGAGCAACTATTGATTACGCAGTTCTTATGACCAATCGATATGTGAATTACAGGAAGTCATTTGAACCATTTGAGGCTATTGACAAATCATATCAAAAAAGTTTTATAACCATTATGATTTCAGCATCTGTTTTAGCTGCTGCAGGATTTATAGAAGGTGGATTTTCAAACATATCTTCAGTCCAAGAAATAGGGTTTTTACTAGGTAAAGGAACACTTATTTCATTCATTTATATCTTATTATTCTTACCTGTTTTATTAATTTTGTTAGATAAGTTTCTATATTTCAAACATAAAAAAATAAAGCAGAAAAATTAA
- the pcp gene encoding pyroglutamyl-peptidase I: MKTILLTGFTPFGGESMNPSYECLKNIEDNILGYRIIKKEIETSFLNSHQQLLSYLDQYKPDAVILVGQAGGAKAIRIERIAINIQDASIEDNLGNMPIDHPIIESAPTAYFSSLPIRKIVDNLMDAGIPTVLSYCAGTFVCNHLLFNLLHYISQKEIHIPVGFIHVPYVFSQVTDKPDMYATDLDSLTKAIQIIIKTVIKESL, from the coding sequence ATGAAAACTATATTATTAACTGGGTTTACTCCTTTCGGTGGTGAATCTATGAATCCTTCATATGAATGTCTAAAGAATATTGAAGACAACATCCTAGGATATCGAATCATAAAAAAAGAAATTGAGACTTCTTTTTTAAATTCACATCAGCAATTATTATCCTATTTAGATCAATATAAACCTGATGCAGTTATTTTAGTTGGTCAAGCAGGCGGAGCAAAAGCCATAAGAATCGAAAGGATTGCAATTAATATCCAAGATGCTAGCATTGAAGATAATCTTGGAAATATGCCTATAGATCATCCAATCATAGAATCTGCACCTACAGCATATTTTTCTAGTCTTCCAATACGAAAAATAGTTGATAATTTAATGGATGCTGGCATACCTACTGTTTTATCATATTGTGCTGGTACATTTGTTTGTAATCACCTTTTATTCAATTTGCTACATTACATATCTCAAAAAGAAATACATATACCTGTTGGCTTTATACACGTTCCCTATGTGTTTTCACAAGTAACTGATAAACCAGATATGTATGCGACTGATCTTGATTCTCTTACAAAAGCTATTCAAATTATCATAAAAACAGTCATTAAGGAGTCCTTATGA
- a CDS encoding CBS domain-containing protein → MNILFCLTPKEKVAYIFSDSTIRQALEKMQIYRYSAIPVLNRNGDYVGTLSEGDLLWYIKDHEIDFDKTEHISISEVPRNKNNVSVKIQTNMEDIIDISTKQNFVPVLDDYGAFIGIITRKDIFNYMIDKMNIKTQITREES, encoded by the coding sequence ATGAACATACTATTTTGTTTAACACCTAAAGAAAAAGTTGCGTACATCTTTAGTGACTCAACTATAAGACAAGCATTAGAAAAAATGCAAATTTACCGTTATAGTGCAATTCCAGTTCTAAATAGAAATGGAGATTATGTAGGTACTTTAAGCGAAGGAGATCTTTTATGGTATATAAAAGATCACGAGATTGATTTTGATAAAACTGAACATATATCAATATCAGAAGTTCCAAGAAACAAGAATAATGTATCTGTTAAGATTCAAACAAATATGGAAGACATCATTGATATCTCAACAAAACAAAATTTTGTTCCTGTTTTAGATGATTATGGTGCATTTATAGGTATTATTACAAGAAAAGATATATTCAATTACATGATCGATAAAATGAATATAAAAACACAAATAACACGTGAAGAAAGCTGA
- a CDS encoding sodium/glutamate symporter family protein produces the protein MFFAKILKTWVPGLNKVVIPTSLLGGLIGLIISLVFAPIIIGENTFIDVEYMGYIVYHALAIGFISLALKRSDSKIKKKIWSTGMLITSTYAMQAAIGIILVLTLFSDKFVGSGMLVALGFGQGPGLALSIGNMWNDMLLGNGATLGVSYAFLGFVFGGTIGVLIINVMSRKKGFAKPKNYNEVAVGKETIEIDTVKEISLLDGLTTQAIIIAIIYGLVYLTLVLANLALANLGNIGETIFGLLKGFNFIIGIMYALLYKQLLKAIEKKGKNIKFMTNNYMLSNITSIAFNIMIAGAVLTITLDFLSSYGIQLITTAILAGVATMLYLRFMTKRVYPEYQDQYFIGLFGMLTGVASTGLALLKGVDPELETPVAEEMVLGSGTAISMALPLFAILFIPSLTYGTANEGLWTIVALVGCLLYTLIFAIILLIRGKRGVNI, from the coding sequence ATGTTTTTTGCGAAAATCTTAAAAACATGGGTGCCAGGTTTAAATAAAGTTGTTATTCCAACATCTTTATTAGGAGGGTTGATTGGACTTATTATTTCTTTAGTATTTGCACCAATCATCATCGGTGAAAATACATTTATTGATGTTGAATATATGGGATATATCGTATATCATGCTTTAGCTATTGGATTTATTTCACTAGCTTTAAAGAGAAGCGACAGCAAAATAAAGAAAAAAATATGGTCTACTGGTATGTTAATTACTTCAACATATGCGATGCAAGCTGCTATTGGTATTATATTAGTACTAACATTATTTAGTGATAAATTTGTAGGTAGTGGTATGTTAGTCGCGTTAGGTTTTGGTCAAGGACCAGGACTTGCATTATCTATAGGTAATATGTGGAATGATATGCTTTTAGGTAATGGGGCAACATTAGGTGTTTCATATGCATTCTTAGGATTTGTTTTTGGTGGAACCATTGGTGTTTTAATCATCAATGTGATGAGTAGAAAAAAGGGTTTCGCAAAACCAAAGAATTATAATGAAGTTGCTGTTGGTAAAGAAACTATTGAAATAGATACTGTAAAAGAAATCAGTTTGCTTGATGGCTTAACTACCCAAGCAATCATTATTGCAATCATTTATGGACTAGTATATTTGACACTTGTTTTAGCAAATTTAGCTTTAGCTAATTTGGGGAACATTGGTGAAACAATATTTGGTTTATTAAAAGGATTTAATTTTATCATAGGTATAATGTATGCACTACTTTACAAACAATTATTAAAAGCAATAGAGAAAAAGGGTAAAAACATTAAATTTATGACAAATAACTATATGTTGTCTAATATTACATCGATTGCATTTAATATCATGATTGCAGGAGCTGTATTAACAATTACATTGGATTTCTTATCATCATATGGTATTCAATTAATTACAACTGCTATATTAGCAGGAGTAGCTACTATGTTATATTTGAGATTCATGACAAAAAGAGTATATCCTGAATATCAAGACCAATATTTTATTGGATTATTTGGTATGTTAACTGGAGTTGCATCCACAGGTCTTGCACTTTTAAAGGGTGTTGATCCAGAATTAGAAACACCAGTTGCTGAAGAGATGGTACTTGGTTCAGGAACCGCAATTTCTATGGCGCTTCCATTATTTGCTATTCTATTTATTCCTTCTCTGACATATGGTACAGCTAATGAAGGATTATGGACGATTGTTGCACTTGTTGGGTGTTTGTTATATACATTAATATTTGCTATTATTCTTCTTATAAGAGGAAAAAGAGGCGTAAACATTTAA
- a CDS encoding DUF6320 domain-containing protein, producing the protein MRYCKTCHIHYDTDLDHCLLCDGELEIPADDQSVYKFKDITKKPRSNFYYRLFIFLNIMSILTTITLDYMSGQNLSWSLIVLVTNIYSIIMLLTLGNPTFWVSKFTKTIVFTISMVVLLGLAIRDHTWAVDIVFPLAVSTTMLILTILIFSNRKKWFDYFASLFIITIIGLVPGLLILFNVLTITWPSLVTFIYAILTLLGLIFLPSKSSREEFKRRFHI; encoded by the coding sequence ATGAGATATTGTAAAACATGTCATATTCATTATGATACTGACTTAGATCATTGTTTACTTTGTGATGGTGAACTTGAAATACCCGCAGATGATCAGTCTGTATACAAATTTAAGGATATAACTAAAAAACCACGATCAAACTTTTACTATAGATTATTTATCTTCTTAAATATAATGAGTATATTAACAACAATTACACTTGATTATATGAGTGGACAAAACCTATCATGGTCATTGATTGTATTAGTTACCAATATATATTCAATCATTATGTTATTGACTTTAGGTAATCCAACATTTTGGGTTTCTAAATTCACAAAAACGATTGTTTTTACAATTTCTATGGTCGTTTTATTAGGACTTGCCATCAGAGATCATACCTGGGCAGTAGATATTGTATTTCCCTTAGCAGTTTCAACTACAATGCTTATTTTAACCATTTTAATCTTTTCAAATCGAAAGAAATGGTTTGATTACTTTGCGTCACTATTCATTATTACAATTATTGGTTTAGTACCTGGTTTATTAATATTATTTAATGTTCTTACCATTACTTGGCCATCACTTGTGACTTTCATTTATGCAATATTAACACTTTTAGGCTTAATATTTTTACCTTCTAAAAGTTCTCGTGAAGAATTTAAAAGACGATTCCATATTTGA
- a CDS encoding FAD-dependent oxidoreductase, producing the protein MNKKIIIIGGVAGGATTAARLRRLDESAEIILFERGEFISFANCGLPYHIGNVITSRDSLIVQTIEDMHNKFNIDIRNFTEVIDIDKKNKKVVVKNINDGKSYEETYDKLVISTGSQPIKPPVPGINDAKNLFTLRNIPDMDTIIEFIKENKPKKAVVIGGGFIGVEMMENLHHLGLNVTLIEMAPQVMGMFDYEMAQIIHQKIVENGVGLVLNDGVKSFEQEGKKVVLSTGLTIMTDMIIFAIGVRPDNFLAKKADLELTKRGSIKVDKNLLTSDKNIYAIGDVIEIENMVTHESMSAALAGPANKQGRFVANHISGMTEAYQGTIATSAAKIFDITVASTGVNERTLKHLNMPYKAIHIHPTNHASYYPGSSVISMKVLFNPETQEIYGAQAIGGDDGVDKRIDILSTAIYAKMKVTDLKNLDLAYAPPFSSAKDPINMVGFVAENILNGLVEVITWQDIQELASKGSYILDVREEPEYILEYLPGSVNIPLTQLRDRLDEIPKDRQIYVYCAVGTRGYTATRILTQKGFNAKNLDGGFKSYSCVFDHEGSEICFMLTDDLGIPVVDKVKQEEAIPVVNDAKVTLSIDACGLQCPGPIVQVYKAMQEVEDGNILEVKATDPGFMRDIKSWSDKTGNTLLNVQKEDKIITAHIQKGTLKNVQKGIEVKETKNGSTIVVFSQDLDKAIAAFIIANGAKSMGKDVSLFFTFWGLNILRKPKRVKVKKSFIEKMFGKMMPRGTEKLPISNMNMGGMGAKMIKSIMKKKNVDSLQILMKTAMDMGVKVTACAMSMDIMGIKEEELIEGIEIAGVATYLGDTADSNHNLFI; encoded by the coding sequence ATGAACAAAAAAATAATTATTATTGGTGGCGTTGCAGGTGGCGCTACGACTGCAGCACGCTTAAGAAGATTAGATGAATCCGCAGAGATCATTTTATTCGAACGTGGTGAGTTTATATCATTTGCAAACTGTGGACTTCCATATCATATTGGTAATGTAATCACATCAAGAGATAGTTTAATTGTACAAACAATAGAAGATATGCACAATAAATTTAATATAGATATAAGAAATTTTACAGAAGTTATTGATATAGATAAGAAAAATAAGAAAGTCGTTGTTAAAAACATTAATGATGGCAAATCATATGAAGAAACATATGATAAATTGGTTATTTCAACTGGTAGTCAACCAATTAAGCCACCTGTTCCTGGAATCAATGATGCAAAAAATTTATTCACATTAAGAAATATTCCAGATATGGACACGATTATAGAGTTTATTAAAGAAAATAAACCTAAAAAAGCAGTTGTTATTGGTGGTGGATTTATTGGTGTAGAAATGATGGAAAATTTACATCATTTAGGACTCAATGTTACACTAATTGAAATGGCTCCTCAAGTGATGGGGATGTTCGATTACGAAATGGCTCAAATCATTCATCAAAAGATTGTAGAAAACGGTGTTGGTTTAGTTTTAAATGATGGTGTTAAATCATTTGAACAAGAAGGTAAGAAAGTTGTATTATCAACTGGATTAACGATCATGACAGATATGATTATTTTTGCAATCGGTGTTAGACCAGATAATTTCTTAGCTAAAAAAGCTGATTTAGAATTAACAAAACGTGGATCAATTAAAGTTGATAAAAATTTATTAACTTCAGATAAAAACATTTATGCAATTGGTGATGTTATTGAGATAGAAAACATGGTGACACATGAATCAATGTCAGCTGCATTGGCTGGTCCTGCTAATAAGCAAGGTAGATTTGTTGCAAATCATATATCAGGCATGACTGAAGCATATCAAGGAACAATTGCAACATCAGCAGCAAAAATATTTGATATTACTGTTGCATCTACAGGTGTAAATGAAAGAACATTAAAACATTTAAATATGCCATATAAGGCAATACATATTCATCCAACAAATCATGCAAGTTATTATCCTGGATCATCTGTTATTTCGATGAAGGTTTTATTTAATCCTGAAACACAAGAAATCTATGGAGCACAAGCTATTGGTGGAGATGATGGTGTTGATAAACGTATTGATATTTTATCAACTGCAATATATGCAAAAATGAAGGTTACTGATTTAAAGAATCTTGATCTTGCTTATGCCCCACCATTCTCATCTGCTAAAGATCCAATTAATATGGTAGGCTTTGTTGCTGAAAATATATTAAATGGTTTAGTAGAAGTTATCACATGGCAAGATATTCAAGAACTTGCTTCTAAAGGAAGTTATATTCTTGATGTTCGTGAAGAACCAGAATATATTTTAGAATATCTTCCAGGTTCAGTAAATATCCCATTAACTCAATTAAGAGATAGATTAGATGAAATTCCTAAAGATAGACAAATATATGTATATTGTGCTGTTGGTACAAGAGGATATACTGCTACTAGAATTTTAACTCAAAAAGGATTTAACGCTAAGAACTTAGATGGTGGTTTTAAATCTTATAGTTGTGTCTTTGATCATGAAGGATCAGAAATTTGTTTCATGTTAACAGATGACCTTGGTATTCCAGTTGTTGATAAAGTTAAACAAGAAGAAGCAATACCAGTTGTCAATGATGCTAAAGTAACATTATCTATTGACGCATGTGGCTTACAATGTCCAGGTCCAATTGTCCAAGTTTATAAAGCAATGCAAGAAGTAGAAGATGGCAATATTTTAGAAGTTAAAGCAACTGATCCAGGATTTATGAGAGATATTAAATCATGGTCAGATAAAACAGGAAATACATTATTAAATGTACAAAAAGAAGATAAGATCATTACTGCACATATCCAAAAAGGAACACTTAAAAATGTTCAAAAGGGTATTGAAGTAAAAGAAACAAAAAATGGCTCAACAATCGTTGTATTCTCTCAAGATTTAGATAAAGCAATTGCAGCATTTATTATTGCAAATGGTGCTAAATCAATGGGCAAAGACGTTTCATTATTCTTTACATTCTGGGGACTTAATATTTTAAGAAAACCTAAGAGAGTTAAAGTTAAAAAATCATTCATTGAAAAAATGTTTGGAAAAATGATGCCTAGAGGAACAGAAAAACTTCCTATTTCTAATATGAATATGGGTGGCATGGGAGCAAAAATGATTAAAAGTATTATGAAGAAGAAAAATGTTGATTCTCTTCAAATTCTTATGAAAACTGCAATGGACATGGGTGTAAAAGTTACAGCATGTGCAATGAGTATGGATATCATGGGTATTAAAGAAGAAGAGTTAATTGAAGGTATTGAAATTGCTGGTGTAGCTACTTATTTAGGAGATACTGCTGATTCAAACCACAACTTATTTATATAA